The Plasmodium reichenowi strain SY57 chromosome Unknown, whole genome shotgun sequence region aaacaattaaCTCATTTTCTAAATCTTTTAGTGAAGGATCTAGTTGGTTCTTTGtttgtaaaaaattaaataatagaTTTACATGATCTTCtaatgaattttttttttcagtttttttatattcgTTAGAAATTAA contains the following coding sequences:
- a CDS encoding merozoite surface protein, with protein sequence DSMQDDKAQKLISNEYKKTEKKNSLEDHVNLLFNFLQTKNQLDPSLKDLENELIVFLNNY